A genomic window from Quercus lobata isolate SW786 chromosome 10, ValleyOak3.0 Primary Assembly, whole genome shotgun sequence includes:
- the LOC115965385 gene encoding signal recognition particle subunit SRP68 yields the protein MEIDNPNSNNISEHKFSINVLQLLKSAQMQHGLRHGDYTRYRRYCTARLRRLYKSLKFTHGRGKYTRKAITESTVTEVRFLHLVLYTAERAWSHAMEKRQLPDGPNSRQRIYLIGRLRKAVKWATLFAQLCAIKGDSRTSLEAEAYASYMKGNLLFEQDQNWDTALMNFKSARAVYEELGKYGDLENQVLCRERVEELEPSIRYCLHKIGESNLQASELLQIGEMEGPALDLFKAKLEAVMAEARSQQAASMTEFHWLGHRFPISNAKTRVAILKAQELEKDLHGPAADSLPAEKRLAIFDKIFTAYHEARSCIRSDLVSAGNAENVKDDLNGLDKAVSAVLGQRTIERNQLLVTVAKSKLTRRRDDKNEKVTKPEELVRLFDLLLQNTSDLSDLVSSGRDRKPEELAFSEECALKSLSFRAERCFYLAKSYSLAGKRAEAYALYCRARSLAEDALQKFRTLNENDQIIKELKMLCDECRSNSCIEHATGIMEEVKAPENLSKRVSNLSLTGANKKLEKFLLEKLDSYESAVGDSNVKGVSRIEVFPPAFQAIPRNPIVLDLAYNFIEFPSLESRMKKEKKGFLRLW from the exons ATGGAAATCGACAATCCCAACTCCAACAACATTTCCGAACACAAATTCTCAATCAACG TGTTGCAGCTCTTGAAATCTGCTCAGATGCAACATGGATTGAGGCATGGCGATTACACTCGCTATAG GAGGTATTGTACGGCTCGTTTGAGGAGGTTGTACAAATCACTCAAGTTCACTCATGGCCGCGGTAAATACACCCGAAAAGCCATCACTGAATCTACTGTCACTGAAGTTAG GTTTCTTCATCTCGTGCTTTACACGGCAGAGAGAGCTTGGAGCCATGCCATGGAGAAAAGGCAGCTTCCGGATGGTCCAAATTCGCGCCAGCGTATCTATTTGATTGGTAGGCTGAGGAAAGCAGTTAAATGGGCTACACTGTTTGCTCAGTTGTGCGCAATCAAGGGAGATTCCAGAACGTCGTTAGAAGCTGag GCTTATGCCTCCTATATGAAAGGGAACTTGTTGTTTGAACAAGATCAGAACTGGGACACAGCATTAATGAATTTCAAAAGTGCCAG GGCTGTTTATGAGGAACTTGGCAAATATGGGGACCTAGAGAATCAAGTTTTGTGCCGAGAGCGTGTTGAGGAGCTAGAGCCTAGTATTCGTTACTGCCTACACAAAATTGGCGAATCAAATCTACAAGCCTCTGAGCTTCTGCAGATTGGTGAGATGGAAGGTCCTGCCCTGGACCTTTTCAAAGCTAAATTGGAG GCTGTCATGGCAGAGGCAAGGTCTCAACAAGCTGCATCCATGACAGAGTTTCATTGGCTTGGTCATAGGTTTCCAATATCTAATGCGAAAACTCGGGTTGCCATTTTGAAAG CTCAAGAATTGGAGAAAGATTTACACGGTCCAGCCGCAGATTCACTGCCAGCAGAGAAAAGACTGGCCAtctttgacaaaatttttactGCATATCATGAAGCCAGGAGCTGCATTCGTAGTGACTTG GTCAGTGCAGGGaatgccgaaaatgtgaaagaTGACTTAAATGGTCTTGACAAAGCCGTTAGTGCTGTTTTAGGACAAAGAACCATTGAGCGCAACCAGTTGTTAGTTACAGTTGCAAAGAGTAAACTTACTAGGCGACGTGATGACAAAAATGAGAAAGTTACCAAGCCTGAAGAGCTAGTTCGCCTATTTGATCTTTTATTACAG AATACATCTGATCTTTCAGATTTAGTCAGTTCTGGAAGAGATAGAAAACCTGAAGAGTTGGCATTTTCTGAAGAGTGTGCACTTAAAAGTTTGTCCTTTCGAGCAGAAAG GTGCTTCTACTTAGCAAAATCTTACAGCTTGGCTGGAAAGAGGGCAGAAGCTTATGCATTATACTGCCGTGCTCGGTCTCTTGCTGAGGACGCCCTACAGAAATTCCGAACTTTGAATGAGAATGATCAG ATAATCAAAGAGTTGAAGATGTTGTGTGACGAGTGCAGATCTAACAGTTGTATAGAGCATGCAACAGGGATCATGGAGGAGGTGAAGGCTCCAGAGAATCTCTCAAAAAGAGTCTCTAATTTGTCATTAACAGGAGCCAACAAGAAG TTGGAGAAATTCCTTCTTGAGAAACTCGACAGCTACGAGTCTGCAGTCGGTGATTCAAATGTCAAGGGTGTTTCGCGCATTGAAGTTTTCCCTCCTGCATTTCAAGCAATCCCTCGGAATCCTATTGTTCTAGACCTTGCCTATAATTTTATTGAGTTCCCATCTCTTGAAAGTAGgatgaagaaagagaagaagggCTTCCTAAGGCTATGGTGA
- the LOC115963160 gene encoding receptor-like protein EIX2, with translation MMRIIIAVTLTLLLCLLTIHPPNFCTAHSDSEVRCVESEQHALLNFKQNLTDPSNRLASWAAASDVDCCHWVGVVCDNHTGHVLQLHLRSHYPVYDRLAIDEDQWEAQYEAYLRSRFGGNINPSLFDLKHLIYLDLSCNDFGGIQIPKFLGLMGSLRYLNLSQAGFVGLIPHELGNLSKLHYLNLGLNYYHSLYAKNFQWLSGLPLLQYLDLSYANLSKASDWLQEIKKLPSLLELRLSSCHLSGFVPPIPSINFSSLTTLDLSSNSFENTSILFWVFGLHNLVSLHLSDNQFQGPIPVHLQNLTSLRHLDLSWNNFNSSIPNWLYSLSRLEVLNLPFNHLQGTISSAIGNLTSAISIDFSFNELEGKVPRSLGNLCNLREISLSSNKWSQEISEIFESLLGCASNGLEILDLYNAQLSGKLTTKLGQFKNLVSLSLGYNSISGPIPWSIGNLSSLRSLDLESNQINGTFTQILGQLSKLESLNIGLNMLEGVVLEVHFANSMRLKTLFASHNRLTLEVSDNWTPPFQLNHLHLGSWNLGPKFPLWLCSQRQLLTLNISNTRILDAVPPSFWNLTSQLTYLNISHNQIYGEISHIPMILSYDSIIDVSSNKFTGSLPCISSNVTFLDLSNNSLSGSISHFLCYKMNEPKNMQFLNLGKNLLSGKLSNCWMMWKNLYALNLGKNNFTGSIPTSIGSLVHLSYLHLDNNRFSRKLPSSLKNCEQLVTIDVAKNDFVGSIPSWIGHRLSSLVILHLHSNNFHSYIPEELCSLTSLQILDLSHNKLFGSIPKCVHNFSAMAASNNSNYPFFLFPSFPKYFSMPIESQLVAIKGKDLEYSTTLQLVKIIDLSNNNLSGEIPEEVMHLKGLQSLNLSFNILTGRIPENIGDMGSVESIDFSSNQLSGQIPQSMSSLTFLSRLNLSNNNFIGKIPSSTQLQSLDASGFFGNKLCGPPLIDNCTIKDVQPNTEKKECKAFSGVDVDWFYVSMALGFVVGFWVVLSPLLLNKQWRFLYFQFLDHLGYKLRGLVAQTW, from the coding sequence ATGATGAGAATAATAATAGCTGTTACTCTCACCCTTCTCCTTTGTTTGCTCACTATTCATCCTCCTAACTTCTGCACTGCCCACTCTGACTCTGAGGTTCGTTGCGTTGAAAGCGAGCAACACGCCCTTCTCAACTTCAAGCAAAACCTTACAGATCCTTCTAACCGCCTTGCCTCTTGGGCTGCTGCATCTGACGTGGATTGCTGTCACTGGGTCGGTGTTGTCTGTGACAACCACACCGGTCATGTCCTCCAACTCCATCTCAGAAGCCATTATCCTGTGTATGACAGGCTTGCAATTGATGAAGACCAATGGGAAGCTCAATATGAAGCTTATTTGAGGTCCAGATTTGGTGGTAACATAAATCCTTCTCTGTTTGATTTGAAGCATTTGATTTACTTGGACCTCAGTTGCAATGATTTTGGTGGTATTCAAATTCCCAAATTCCTAGGTTTAATGGGGAGTTTAAGATATCTTAATCTCTCCCAAGCGGGATTTGTGGGATTGATTCCTCATGAACTTGGGAATCTCTCTAAGTTGCACTATCTCAATCTTGGACTTAATTATTATCATTCTTTATATGCCAAGAACTTCCAATGGCTCTCTGGTCTTCCTTTACTACAATACCTTGATTTGAGTTATGCAAACCTTAGCAAAGCCTCTGATTGGCTACAGGAGATAAAGAAACTCCCTTCCTTGTTAGAGTTACGATTGTCATCTTGCCACCTCTCTGGTTTTGTCCCACCGATACCAAGTATTAACTTCTCATCTCTCACCACCCTTGATCTTTCATCCAACAGTTTTGAAAATACTTCAATTCTGTTTTGGGTCTTTGGTCTTCATAATCTAGTTTCTCTTCATCTATCTGACAATCAGTTTCAAGGTCCAATCCCTGTTCATCTCCAGAACTTGACTTCACTTAGGCACCTCGATCTATCTTGGAACAATTTCAACTCTTCAATTCCTAATTGGCTGTACAGTCTCAGTCGTCTTGAGGTTCTCAACCTCCCCTTCAATCATTTGCAGGGTACAATCTCTAGTGCCATTGGAAACCTAACATCTGCCATTAGCATAGACTTCTCATTCAATGAACTTGAAGGAAAGGTACCAAGATCTTTGGGTAATCTCTGCAACTTAAGGGAAATTAGTTTGTCAAGCAACAAATGGAGTCAAGAGATATCTGAAATCTTTGAAAGTCTATTAGGATGTGCTTCAAATGGACTAGAGATCTTAGATTTGTATAATGCTCAACTGTCTGGGAAGTTAACTACTAAACTTGGGCAATTTAAAAATCTGGTCAGTCTTTCTTTGGGGTATAATTCAATTTCAGGTCCAATTCCATGGTCTATAGGAAATCTTTCGTCCTTGAGATCCTTGGACCTTGAGAGTAATCAAATTAATGGAACTTTCACTCAAATTTTGGGACAACTTTCAAAATTAGAGTCTCTGAATATTGGTTTAAATATGTTGGAGGGTGTGGTTTTAGAAGTTCATTTTGCCAATTCAATGAGATTGAAAACACTTTTTGCGTCTCATAACCGACTGACTTTAGAAGTAAGTGACAATTGGACCCCTCCTTTTCAACTCAACCATTTACATTTGGGATCATGGAATTTAGGGCCGAAATTTCCTTTGTGGCTCTGTTCACAAAGGCAACTTTTGACCTTGAACATATCCAACACAAGGATTTTAGATGCAGTTCCTCCTTCCTTTTGGAACTTGACTTCTCAGCTTACTTATCTAAATATCTCTCATAATCAGATCTATGGAGAGATTTCACATATCCCAATGATTTTGTCCTATGATTCAATAATTGATGTGAGTTCAAATAAATTCACAGGTTCATTACCTTGTATATCCTCTAATGTGACCTTTCTTGATCTTTCTAACAATTCACTATCCGGATCTATTTCTCACTTTTTGTGTTACAAGATGAATGAGCCCAAAAATATGCAGTTCCTCAATCTTGGTAAAAATCTTTTATCAGGGAAATTAAGTAATTGTTGGATGATGTGGAAAAACTTATATGCcttaaatttgggaaaaaacAATTTCACCGGTAGTATTCCAACCTCCATTGGATCTTTGGTTCATCTTTCGTATTTGCACCTAGACAACAACAGATTCTCTAGAAAATTACCATcctctttgaaaaattgtgaaCAATTGGTGACCATTGATGTTGCTAAGAATGATTTTGTTGGAAGCATACCTTCTTGGATAGGACATAGACTTTCAAGCTTGGTGATTCTTCACCTTCACTCAAATAATTTTCACAGTTACATCCCAGAAGAACTCTGTTCTCTAACTTCACTCCAAATCTTGGACCTTTCACATAATAAGCTATTTGGAAGCATACCTAAATGTGTCCACAATTTTAGTGCCATGGCCGCAAGTAACAATTCaaattatcccttttttttatttccctcgttcccaaaatatttttctatgcCTATTGAAAGTCAATTGGTTGCGATCAAGGGAAAAGATCTTGAGTATTCCACCACTcttcaactagtaaaaattATAGACCTTTCCAACAACAATTTATCAGGAGAGATCCCTGAAGAAGTGATGCATCTCAAAGGATTACAGTCATTAAATTTGTCATTTAATATCTTGACTGGAAGGATTCCTGAGAATATAGGTGATATGGGATCAGTGGAGTCTATTGATTTCTCAAGTAACCAACTTTCTGGTCAAATTCCTCAAAGTATGTCAAGTTTGACATTTTTGAGTCGGTTGAATTTGTCAAACAACAATTTCATTGGGAAAATCCCTTCAAGCACTCAGCTACAAAGTCTTGATGCATCCGGTTTTTTTGGAAACAAACTTTGTGGACCTCCACTTATTGATAACTGTACTATAAAGGATGTACAACCTAACactgaaaagaaagaatgcaAGGCTTTTAGTGGAGTTGATGTGGATTGGTTTTATGTGAGCATGGCACTTGgatttgttgttggtttttgggTTGTATTGAGTCCTTTATTGTTGAACAAACAGTGGAGATTTTTGTACTTTCAATTCCTGGATCACCTAGGGTACAAGCTTAGGGGTTTAGTGGCACAAACTTGGTAG
- the LOC115963445 gene encoding uncharacterized protein LOC115963445: MNDGESWPVVSSYKCSWIHGVTDEQFDIYPKRGEIWALYKDWNLHEWAHDLSFVKGCKFELVEILSDFSKYFGADGACLVKVDGFRSIFERQKIGGSPVTFHISPDNLYIFSHNIPAYRFKGGEIDKVVDGMFELDQLALPDSMFQEIIDSQKAPKNGNASSFPSSIPLGGLPSPKSSPQDKLLKPSWSLNDFATGQVWAVNSGKDFLPRQYTRIDDIISESQVCVTFLEPLPILDHEIDWKKENLPIVCGKFKVSGASVNLEMSQFSYNVVEILSDLHKRDEITIARLEEVKGCLTFFYRLQIDGFDVTHPVSQSKMLGFSHRILAFRVPGIGKYDIPESSWFPSSTITYATQITTLWKSNEFKRHEYLNRYTQLWEVNYGLVHDIEPILDVIELSVDMASLGLPLDTTANSEMLKKKFLVMTILVPGITYSWHKSFCHSWSSNDFATGQVWAVYNGKAFLPRQYTRIDDIITESQVCVTFLEPLPILDHEIDWKKENIPIVCGKFKVSGISVNLEMSQFSYLVYSVKSNDEQFYRIYPVKGEIWALYKNWNSKWKRSDYENCQCQVVQILSDLREREEITIARLEEVKGCLTFFHWKQFDGFDLTHTVSESAMIGFSHRIPAFRVPGIGRYGIPESSWHLEPIALPPKQRI, from the exons ATGAATGATGGAGAGAGCTGGCCAGTGGTCTCATCCTACAAATGCTCATGGATTCATGGCGTCACGGATGAACAATTTGATATTTACCCCAAAAGAGGTGAGATTTGGGCACTGTATAAGGATTGGAACCTTCATGAATGGGCCCATGATCTTAGTTTTGTAAAAGGATGTAAATTTGAGTTAGTTGAAATTCTctcagatttttcaaaatattttggtgCAGATGGTGCATGTTTGGTGAAAGTAGATGGTTTCAGAAGCATCTTTGAGAGACAAAAAATTGGAGGGAGTCCTGTCACTTTCCATATCTCCCCGGATAATCTGTATATATTCTCTCATAATATCCCGGCATATAGGTTTAAGGGTGGAGAAATTGATAAAGTTGTTGATGGGATGTTTGAGCTTGATCAATTGGCCTTGCCTGATAGTATGTTTCAGGAGATTATTGACTCCCAAAAGGCACCAAAGAATGGGAATGCTAGTAGTTTTCCTAGCTCTATTCCATTGGGAGGACTTCCTTCCCCAAAATCATCTCCACAAGACAAACTTTTGAAGCCTAGTTGGTCATTAAATGATTTTGCCACAGGTCAGGTATGGGCTGTGAACAGTGGAAAAGATTTTTTGCCACGGCAGTACACCAGAATAGATGATATAATTTCTGAGAGCCAAGTATGTGTGACTTTCCTAGAACCTCTACCCATTCTTGACCATGAGATTGACTGGAAGAAAGAAAACCTACCCATAGTTTGTGGGAAATTTAAGGTTAGTGGAGCTAGTGTCAACCTTGAAATGTCACAGTTCTCCTATAAT GTTGTCGAAATTCTGTCAGACTTACACAAAAGGGATGAGATAACAATTGCCAGGCTGGAGGAGGTGAAGGGTTGCCTGACTTTCTTCTATAGGCTACAAATTGATGGGTTTGATGTCACTCATCCAGTTTCCCAATCAAAGATGCTTGGTTTCTCTCACCGAATTCTTGCTTTTAGAGTTCCTGGAATTGGGAAATATGACATTCCAGAAAGCTCTTG GTTTCCAAGCTCCACCATCACATATGCAACCCAGATCACAACTTTGTGGAAGTCAAATGAGTTTAAGAGGCATGAATACTTGAACAGATACACT CAACTTTGGGAAGTGAATTATGGTCTAGTGCATGATATTGAGCCTATTCTTGATGTGATTGAGCTTAGTGTT GACATGGCGTCTCTTGGTTTGCCACTGGATACTACTGCG AACAGTGAGATGCTGAAGAAAAAATTCTTAGTAATGACTATACTGGTGCCAGGGATAACTTACTCATGGCACAAAAGCTTTTGCCACAGTTGGTCATCAAATGATTTTGCCACAGGTCAGGTATGGGCTGTATACAATGGAAAAGCTTTTTTGCCACGGCAATACACCAGAATAGATGATATAATTACCGAGAGCCAAGTATGTGTGACTTTCCTAGAACCTCTACCTATTCTTGACCATGAGATTGACtggaagaaagaaaacataCCCATAGTTTGTGGGAAATTTAAGGTTAGTGGAATTAGTGTCAACCTTGAAATGTCCCAGTTTTCCTATTTAGTTTACAGTGTTAAAAGCAATGATGAGCAATTCTACAGAATTTACCCAGTAAAAGGTGAGATTTGGGCTTTGTACAAGAATTGGAATAGCAAATGGAAGCGTTCTGATTATGAAAATTGCCAATGCCAGGTTGTCCAAATTCTATCGGACTTACGCGAAAGGGAAGAGATAACGATTGCTAGGCTGGAGGAGGTGAAGGGTTGCCTGACTTTCTTCCACTGGAAACAGTTTGATGGGTTTGATCTGACGCATACAGTTTCTGAATCAGCGATGATTGGTTTCTCTCATCGCATTCCTGCTTTTAGAGTGCCTGGAATTGGGAGATACGGCATTCCAGAAAGCTCTTGGCACTTGGAACCAATTGCTTTACCTCCCAAGCAAAGAATATGA
- the LOC115963447 gene encoding uncharacterized protein LOC115963447 translates to MPDMNENRVKALLEQRDAEQKIISSKDYTGARFNLLKAQRLFPAVDNISSMMTVCDMLSASNMTVPGYGIDYYWVLQLKPYSTMDAVKSRCQWLLTLLQPIKKTFPGTELALKLVADAFSILSDHEKRSAYDLTRKAFWGDNQSFNKRELSCQNIASTEAMSNAQNSSVCQSGFSSQSLGGSCRKTMIFSEDIGTLGFKLQNSLDVEQQHDRIICQQSSSKVSEDLNSRGNIRGDTDLSIDDIKLSTSQPISLEENFSCFSKPLAQKRPCQDYYTFENDRKPEHFKVGQIWGAQYRANLPHSFRYARVACKLARSVLVTWLKPIPISVGERRWCDAGLPVACG, encoded by the coding sequence ATGCCAGACATGAACGAAAATAGAGTGAAGGCTCTTCTAGAACAGCGAGATGctgaacaaaaaattattagtagtAAAGACTATACTGGTGCCAGGTTTAACTTACTCAAGGCACAACGGCTTTTTCCAGCAGTTGATAACATTAGCTCAATGATGACTGTCTGTGACATGCTATCTGCTTCCAATATGACGGTTCCTGGTTATGGAATTGATTACTACTGGGTTCTTCAGCTTAAACCTTATTCTACAATGGATGCTGTTAAATCTCGTTGCCAATGGCTCCTCACATTGCTGCAACCTATCAAGAAAACATTTCCTGGCACTGAATTGGCTCTGAAACTTGTAGCAGATGCATTCTCCATTCTATCCGACCATGAGAAACGTTCTGCATATGATTTGACAAGAAAAGCTTTTTGGGGGGATAATCAATCTTTTAATAAAAGAGAATTATCCTGTCAAAATATTGCAAGTACGGAAGCAATGAGCAATGCTCAAAACTCTTCTGTGTGTCAGAGTGGTTTTTCAAGCCAAAGTTTGGGTGGCAGCTGTAGAAAAACTATGATATTTTCAGAAGACATTGGAACTTTGGGattcaaacttcaaaattcTCTTGATGTTGAGCAGCAACATGATAGAATTATTTGTCAACAATCATCCAGTAAGGTTTCTGAGGATTTGAATTCTAGAGGGAACATTAGAGGGGACACAGATTTGTCTATAGACGATATAAAGTTGTCAACATCACAGCCCATCAGTTTGGAGGagaatttttcttgtttttcaaaacCTTTGGCACAGAAAAGGCCTTGTCAGGACTACTATACCTTTGAGAATGACAGAAAACCTGAGCATTTCAAGGTAGGTCAGATCTGGGGTGCTCAATATAGAGCAAATCTACCTCATAGTTTTCGGTATGCTCGAGTTGCTTGCAAATTAGCACGATCAGTTCTTGTTACATGGTTAAAGCCAATCCCTATTAGTGTTGGTGAGAGAAGATGGTGTGATGCTGGCTTACCTGTTGCTTGTGGGTAA